The Streptomyces sp. NBC_01353 genome contains a region encoding:
- a CDS encoding transglycosylase domain-containing protein yields the protein MGRADKSQGKKGGRIRRLFTWKKILGTFFVGCLLVMGAFYVVYLMVPVPIANAQATMQSNVYKYANGKILARTGEINREIVGLEKIPVPVQNAFVAAENKSFYKDNGVDIKGTTRAAWSTITGKGKQGGSTITQQYVKNFYLSQDQTATRKLKEMVIALKVDQQMGKPEILAGYMNTSFYGRSAYGIQAAAQSYYGVDASKLNVAQGAYLASLLQAPNQYDWTAASPTGRKLVEERWNYTLDNMVEEGWLDPTERATLKFPVPQKEKAAPGMEGQRGYLVEAANQELMRQGLSAEDIKAGGWTITLNIDEKKQKALVAAVDRQLEEKLDRKGDKKDATVQAGATSVDPKTGKVLALYGGIGATEHWTSNATRRDYQPASTFKPIVLASALENDAETQDERKIGLGTIYNGDSRTPVVGSDIPFAPQNEDDRKYGPVTVQKATNSSINSVYAQMIVDVGPGHVKRTALDLGLKDGPDFGESPAMSLGTMGASTWDMAGAYATLDNHGVKVTPTIVKSAEHKDRKVEPVKATGDQVVSRETADTVTKAMTGVVTSGSGTRAAGDYDAAGKTGTSENNRSAWFVGYTPELVTAVGLFGEDAKGNQVTLTDTINEGRANGGRTPAQIWGDYTTAALGGGSDTRFDLETEDSSVLEPNPTPTRTTEAPTSTPPPTTGSPDPTPPPSSTATTPPQPTDTITVPPQPTGTTDPTGPTIEPPDFGGDERPEQ from the coding sequence ATGGGCCGAGCGGACAAAAGCCAGGGGAAGAAGGGCGGGCGGATACGCCGACTCTTCACCTGGAAGAAGATCCTGGGCACGTTCTTCGTCGGCTGCCTTCTCGTGATGGGCGCCTTCTACGTGGTCTATCTGATGGTCCCGGTGCCGATCGCCAACGCCCAGGCGACCATGCAGAGCAACGTCTACAAGTACGCCAACGGCAAGATCCTCGCCCGGACCGGCGAGATCAACCGCGAGATCGTGGGCCTGGAGAAGATCCCCGTACCGGTCCAGAACGCCTTCGTCGCCGCGGAGAACAAGTCCTTCTACAAGGACAACGGCGTCGACATCAAGGGCACCACCCGCGCCGCCTGGTCCACGATCACCGGCAAGGGCAAGCAGGGTGGCTCGACCATCACCCAGCAGTACGTCAAGAACTTCTACCTGAGCCAGGACCAGACCGCGACGCGCAAGCTCAAGGAAATGGTCATCGCGCTCAAGGTCGACCAGCAAATGGGGAAGCCCGAGATCCTCGCCGGGTACATGAACACGAGCTTCTACGGCCGCAGCGCCTACGGCATCCAGGCCGCGGCGCAGTCGTACTACGGTGTCGACGCCTCCAAGCTGAACGTCGCCCAGGGCGCCTACCTCGCCTCGCTGCTCCAGGCCCCGAACCAGTACGACTGGACCGCCGCCAGCCCGACCGGCCGCAAGCTCGTCGAGGAGCGCTGGAACTACACCCTCGACAACATGGTCGAGGAGGGCTGGCTCGACCCGACGGAACGCGCCACGCTGAAGTTCCCCGTCCCGCAGAAGGAGAAGGCCGCCCCCGGCATGGAGGGCCAGCGCGGCTACCTCGTCGAGGCCGCCAACCAGGAGCTGATGCGTCAGGGCCTCAGCGCCGAGGACATCAAGGCCGGCGGCTGGACGATCACCCTCAACATCGACGAGAAGAAGCAGAAGGCCCTCGTCGCGGCGGTCGACCGACAGCTGGAGGAGAAGCTCGACCGCAAGGGCGACAAGAAGGACGCCACCGTCCAGGCCGGCGCCACGTCCGTCGACCCGAAGACCGGCAAGGTCCTCGCCCTCTACGGAGGCATCGGCGCCACCGAGCACTGGACGTCGAACGCCACCCGCCGCGACTACCAGCCCGCCTCGACCTTCAAGCCGATCGTCCTCGCCTCCGCGCTCGAGAACGACGCCGAGACCCAGGACGAGCGGAAGATCGGCCTCGGCACCATCTACAACGGCGACAGCCGGACGCCGGTCGTAGGCAGCGACATCCCCTTCGCCCCGCAGAACGAGGACGACAGGAAGTACGGCCCCGTCACCGTCCAGAAGGCCACCAACAGCTCGATCAACTCGGTCTACGCCCAGATGATCGTGGACGTCGGCCCGGGACACGTGAAGCGGACGGCCCTCGACCTTGGCCTCAAGGACGGCCCGGACTTCGGTGAGAGCCCCGCGATGTCGCTCGGCACCATGGGCGCCTCCACCTGGGACATGGCCGGCGCCTACGCGACGCTCGACAACCACGGTGTGAAGGTCACCCCGACCATCGTGAAGTCCGCCGAGCACAAGGACCGCAAGGTCGAGCCGGTGAAGGCGACCGGCGACCAGGTCGTCAGCCGCGAGACCGCCGACACCGTCACCAAGGCCATGACCGGCGTCGTCACCAGCGGTTCCGGCACCCGGGCGGCCGGCGACTACGACGCGGCCGGCAAGACGGGTACGTCGGAGAACAACCGCTCCGCCTGGTTCGTCGGCTACACGCCCGAACTGGTCACCGCCGTCGGCCTCTTCGGCGAGGACGCCAAGGGCAACCAGGTCACCCTCACCGACACGATCAACGAGGGCCGCGCCAACGGCGGCAGGACCCCCGCCCAGATCTGGGGCGACTACACCACCGCCGCCCTCGGCGGCGGCTCGGACACCCGCTTCGACCTGGAGACCGAGGACTCCTCGGTCCTGGAGCCGAACCCGACCCCGACCCGGACCACCGAGGCCCCGACGTCGACCCCGCCGCCCACCACCGGCTCCCCGGACCCGACGCCGCCGCCGAGCTCGACGGCGACCACGCCGCCGCAGCCGACGGACACGATCACGGTGCCGCCCCAGCCGACCGGGACGACGGACCCGACCGGTCCGACGATCGAACCGCCGGACTTCGGCGGCGACGAGCGCCCCGAGCAGTGA
- a CDS encoding PadR family transcriptional regulator, protein MSIGHTLLGLLESGPRHGYDLKRAFDEKFGHDRPLHYGQVYSTMSRLLKNGLVEVDGIEAGGGPERKRYAITEAGVTDVEQWLRRPEKPEPYLQSTLYTKVVLALLTGRGAAELLDVQRAEHLRLMRELTRRKKDGDLADQLICDHALFHLEADLRWLELTAARLDRLAEEIRR, encoded by the coding sequence ATGTCAATCGGACACACCCTTCTCGGGCTCCTGGAGTCCGGTCCGCGCCATGGCTACGACCTCAAGCGCGCCTTCGACGAGAAGTTCGGCCACGACCGCCCGCTGCACTACGGGCAGGTCTACTCGACGATGTCCCGGCTGCTGAAGAACGGCCTCGTCGAGGTCGACGGCATCGAGGCCGGCGGCGGCCCCGAGCGGAAGCGGTACGCCATCACCGAGGCCGGCGTCACCGATGTCGAGCAGTGGCTGCGACGCCCCGAGAAGCCGGAGCCGTACCTCCAGTCCACGCTCTACACGAAAGTCGTCCTCGCGCTGCTCACCGGACGCGGGGCCGCCGAGCTGCTCGACGTCCAGCGCGCGGAGCATCTGCGGCTGATGCGGGAGCTGACCCGGCGCAAGAAGGACGGCGACCTCGCCGACCAGCTGATCTGCGACCACGCCCTGTTCCACCTCGAAGCCGATCTGCGCTGGCTGGAACTGACCGCCGCCCGGCTCGACCGGCTCGCCGAGGAGATCCGCCGATGA
- a CDS encoding alkyl hydroperoxide reductase: protein MALDELKSAIPDFAKDLKLNLGSVIGNSELPQQQLWGTVLACAIASRSPKVLAELEPEAKANLKPEAYTAAKSAAAIMAMNNVFYRTRHLLSDPEYGTLRAGLRMNVIGNPGVEKVDFELWSLAVSAINGCGQCLDSHEQVLRKAGVDRETIQEAVKIASVIQAVGVTLDAEALIAE, encoded by the coding sequence ATGGCTCTCGACGAACTGAAGTCCGCCATACCGGACTTCGCCAAGGACCTGAAGCTGAACCTCGGTTCGGTGATCGGCAACAGCGAGCTGCCGCAGCAGCAGCTCTGGGGCACGGTCCTGGCCTGCGCGATCGCCTCGCGCTCGCCGAAGGTCCTGGCCGAGCTGGAGCCGGAGGCCAAGGCCAACCTCAAGCCCGAGGCGTACACGGCCGCCAAGTCCGCCGCCGCGATCATGGCGATGAACAACGTCTTCTACCGGACCCGGCACCTGCTGTCGGACCCGGAGTACGGGACGCTGCGCGCCGGTCTGCGGATGAACGTCATCGGCAACCCGGGCGTCGAGAAGGTCGACTTCGAGCTGTGGTCGCTGGCCGTCTCCGCGATCAACGGCTGCGGCCAGTGCCTGGACTCGCACGAGCAGGTCCTGCGCAAGGCCGGTGTCGACCGCGAGACGATCCAGGAGGCCGTCAAGATCGCCTCGGTGATCCAGGCGGTCGGCGTGACGCTGGACGCGGAAGCGCTCATCGCCGAGTAA
- a CDS encoding FtsX-like permease family protein produces MRLRTWARDLTLGARFAVTGGRSGLLRTLLTAIGVGFGVALLLAAASLPGMLFQREVREATRSVDGSEQETGPRPDTFLHLGQTTLYRGDAVTGLLLRPEGAETPLPPGAAKLPANGEMLVSPALRELLDSPDGALLKERLPYKVVGTIGDAGLVGPAELRYVAQVDFLTTDNYDGRGSRYGWSVPAEPFNAFLILLVLVASVVLLLPVLVFVATAVRFGGEQRDRRLAALRLVGADTATTRRIAAGESLAGALLGLAVGVGLFAVARQFAGTVTIWDVNAFPSDVVPMPALAALVLVVVPVASVVVTLFALRGVAIEPLGVVRSAAPRRRRLWWRVLLLAAGVALLVPLFGTVEVNQTAIDTVGIGTGVALALIGLTTLLPWLVEAGVKRLHMGPVSWQLAVRRLQLSSGTAARAVSGIVVAAAGAIALQMLFQAMENDFTQATGEDSTRAQLVAETEATTGDEAREMITRFAKTRGVSGVSGTITSYTWRPGGLKEGEEFSPLTSIKVGDCASLREFANLPSCTDGDVFIALAHGAQGAPPDSWVTETAKPGRTVVLRDPEEHKGPLPQWRIPTTTRIVDSRPDPTGMYEFGILATPSSVDAARLDDPAALAMVRLDPAVPDAAEYVRNTAVALDPTSWVRTLKNTERNAQFSSVRTGILVGSTLTMLLVAASLLVTTLEQLRDRKRLLSSLVAFGTRRTTLSWSVLWQTAVPIVLGLVLAVAGGLGLGVVLLKMTGQQVRDWWVFLPITGIGVALIAAVTLLSMPVLWRLMRADGLRTE; encoded by the coding sequence ATGAGGCTCCGTACCTGGGCCCGCGACCTGACGCTCGGCGCGCGGTTCGCGGTCACCGGAGGCCGCTCGGGCCTGCTCCGCACCCTCCTGACCGCGATCGGCGTCGGCTTCGGCGTCGCCCTGCTGCTCGCCGCCGCCTCCCTGCCCGGCATGCTCTTCCAGCGGGAAGTGCGGGAGGCGACCCGCTCCGTCGACGGCAGCGAGCAGGAGACCGGCCCCCGCCCCGACACCTTTCTCCACCTCGGACAGACCACGCTCTACCGGGGCGATGCCGTCACCGGGCTCCTTCTGCGTCCCGAGGGCGCGGAGACCCCCCTCCCGCCCGGCGCGGCGAAACTGCCCGCGAACGGCGAGATGCTGGTCTCCCCCGCGCTCCGCGAGCTGCTCGACTCCCCCGACGGCGCCCTCCTCAAGGAGCGGCTCCCCTACAAGGTCGTCGGGACGATCGGCGACGCCGGACTCGTCGGCCCGGCCGAGCTGCGCTACGTCGCCCAGGTCGACTTCCTCACCACGGACAACTACGACGGGCGCGGATCGCGCTACGGCTGGTCGGTGCCCGCGGAACCGTTCAACGCGTTCCTGATCCTCCTCGTCCTCGTCGCCTCCGTCGTCCTGCTGCTCCCGGTCCTCGTCTTCGTCGCGACCGCCGTCCGCTTCGGCGGCGAACAGCGCGACCGGCGGCTCGCGGCGCTCCGCCTCGTCGGCGCGGACACCGCGACGACCCGGCGGATCGCGGCCGGCGAGTCCCTGGCGGGCGCACTCCTCGGCCTCGCGGTCGGTGTCGGACTCTTCGCGGTGGCCCGCCAGTTCGCCGGTACGGTCACCATCTGGGACGTCAACGCCTTCCCGTCCGACGTCGTGCCGATGCCCGCCCTCGCCGCGCTCGTCCTCGTCGTCGTGCCGGTCGCCTCGGTCGTCGTCACGCTCTTCGCGCTGCGCGGAGTGGCGATCGAGCCGCTCGGCGTCGTCCGGTCCGCCGCACCGCGCCGCCGCCGACTGTGGTGGCGGGTGCTGCTCCTGGCTGCCGGCGTGGCCCTGCTCGTCCCGCTGTTCGGGACGGTGGAGGTGAACCAGACCGCCATCGACACCGTGGGGATCGGGACCGGCGTCGCCCTCGCCCTGATCGGCCTCACCACCCTGCTGCCGTGGCTCGTCGAGGCCGGTGTGAAGCGGCTGCACATGGGGCCGGTGTCCTGGCAACTGGCCGTCCGCAGGCTCCAGCTGAGCAGCGGAACGGCGGCCCGCGCCGTCAGTGGCATCGTCGTCGCCGCGGCCGGCGCGATCGCGCTCCAGATGCTCTTCCAGGCGATGGAGAACGACTTCACGCAGGCCACGGGCGAGGACTCCACGCGGGCCCAGCTCGTGGCCGAGACCGAGGCGACGACCGGCGACGAGGCCCGGGAGATGATCACCCGCTTCGCGAAGACCCGGGGCGTCAGTGGAGTGTCCGGCACGATCACGTCGTACACGTGGCGGCCGGGCGGCCTGAAGGAGGGCGAGGAGTTCTCCCCGCTCACCTCGATCAAGGTCGGCGACTGCGCCTCCCTCCGCGAGTTCGCGAACCTGCCCTCCTGCACGGACGGCGACGTCTTCATCGCCCTCGCTCACGGCGCCCAGGGAGCACCGCCCGACAGCTGGGTCACGGAGACCGCGAAGCCGGGCAGGACGGTCGTCCTGCGGGACCCGGAGGAGCACAAGGGCCCGCTCCCCCAGTGGCGGATCCCCACAACCACCCGGATCGTGGACTCCCGCCCCGACCCGACGGGCATGTACGAGTTCGGGATCCTCGCCACCCCGTCGTCGGTCGACGCGGCCCGGCTCGACGATCCCGCCGCGCTCGCCATGGTGCGGCTCGACCCGGCCGTGCCGGACGCCGCCGAGTACGTACGGAACACGGCGGTGGCCCTCGACCCGACCTCGTGGGTCCGCACGCTGAAGAACACCGAGCGGAACGCGCAGTTCAGCAGCGTCCGCACCGGCATCCTCGTCGGCTCCACCCTGACGATGCTCCTGGTGGCGGCCTCACTCCTGGTGACCACGCTCGAACAGCTCAGGGACCGCAAGCGGCTGCTGTCCTCGCTGGTCGCCTTCGGCACCCGGCGCACCACGCTGAGCTGGTCGGTGCTGTGGCAGACGGCGGTGCCGATCGTGCTCGGCCTCGTCCTCGCCGTGGCGGGCGGGCTCGGTCTCGGCGTCGTCCTGCTGAAGATGACGGGGCAACAGGTCCGGGACTGGTGGGTCTTCCTGCCCATCACCGGGATCGGGGTCGCGCTGATCGCGGCCGTGACGCTGCTGAGCATGCCGGTGCTGTGGCGGCTGATGCGGGCGGACGGGCTGAGGACGGAGTAA
- a CDS encoding SpoIIE family protein phosphatase, whose product MTEHPTSHEGRQPLAARSHERTRPRQEAAEAPVPAQPGAAGHRPGAADGRSGDTAGSGRAGTGAPVPGQVTPPTSGPTGSTSAGHDGASAEHGGTTPGHGAAPAGRGGAPTGQAGESAAHGGGSAAHGAGAPHGAGSAPQGPGSAGQSGAPAAAMAVNVAPGAAAPQDVLAARREGDRLRFVGAATRRIARGIDLDEIVLGLCRATVPTFSDAILVYLRDPLPVGDERPVAPFVLRLRRTDRLRLAEVEGEELALVPDPDPTPAAELCEVRSGGALAEVLRGVRPVFGDSAAARAALPELLGPEHVLPGGHRAILAPLRGRRRVIGAAVFLRRPERPGFEPNDLLVAAQLATHTALGIDKAVLYGREAYIADELQRTMLPDSLPQPTGVRLASRYLPAAETARVGGDWYDAIPLPGSRVALVVGDVMGHSMTSAAIMGQLRTTAQTLAGLDLPPQEVLHHLDEQAQRLGQDRMATCMYAVYDPVSHRITIANAGHPPPILLHLGGRAEVLRVPPGAPIGVGGVDFEAVELDAPAGATLLLYTDGLVESRLRDVWTGIEQLRERLAATAQLTGPDHSPPLEALCDDVLDMLGPGDRDDDIALLAARFDGIAPSDVAYWFLEPEDAAPGRARRLARRALARWDLEELSDSVELLISEVVTNAVRYAERPVTLRLLKTDVLRCEVGDDSPQLPRQRRARDTDEGGRGLFLVNRLARRWGATRLSGGKVVWFELSTRT is encoded by the coding sequence GTGACGGAGCATCCCACCTCCCACGAAGGCCGGCAGCCGCTGGCTGCCCGGTCGCACGAGCGCACCCGCCCCCGCCAGGAAGCGGCCGAGGCCCCGGTGCCGGCGCAGCCCGGCGCGGCCGGTCACCGGCCCGGCGCCGCGGACGGTCGGTCCGGCGACACCGCGGGCTCGGGCCGCGCCGGTACGGGAGCCCCCGTGCCCGGTCAGGTGACGCCGCCCACGTCGGGCCCCACCGGAAGCACGTCGGCCGGACATGACGGCGCGTCGGCCGAGCACGGCGGCACGACGCCCGGCCATGGAGCCGCGCCGGCCGGACGCGGAGGCGCGCCCACCGGCCAGGCGGGCGAATCGGCAGCGCATGGCGGCGGATCGGCCGCACACGGTGCCGGCGCCCCGCACGGAGCCGGATCCGCCCCACAGGGCCCCGGGTCCGCCGGGCAGTCCGGAGCGCCTGCCGCCGCGATGGCCGTGAACGTCGCCCCGGGCGCGGCGGCCCCGCAGGATGTGCTGGCGGCCCGGCGCGAGGGGGACCGGCTGCGTTTCGTGGGCGCGGCGACCCGGCGGATCGCGCGCGGGATAGACCTCGACGAGATCGTGCTCGGTCTCTGCCGGGCGACCGTGCCGACCTTCTCCGACGCGATCCTGGTCTATCTGCGCGATCCGCTCCCGGTGGGCGACGAGCGGCCGGTGGCGCCGTTCGTGCTGCGGCTGCGGCGCACCGACCGGCTCCGTTTAGCGGAGGTGGAGGGCGAGGAGCTCGCGCTCGTCCCCGACCCCGACCCGACCCCGGCCGCCGAGCTGTGCGAGGTCCGCTCCGGCGGCGCGCTCGCCGAAGTGCTGCGCGGGGTGCGGCCGGTCTTCGGCGACTCCGCCGCCGCCCGTGCCGCGCTGCCCGAACTGCTCGGGCCCGAGCATGTGCTGCCCGGCGGGCACCGGGCGATCCTCGCCCCGCTGCGGGGCCGTCGCCGCGTCATCGGCGCCGCGGTCTTCCTGCGCCGGCCCGAGCGGCCCGGCTTCGAGCCCAACGATCTCCTGGTCGCGGCCCAGCTGGCGACCCACACCGCGCTCGGCATCGACAAGGCCGTGCTGTACGGCCGCGAGGCGTACATCGCCGACGAGCTCCAGCGCACGATGCTCCCGGACTCGCTGCCGCAGCCGACCGGTGTCCGGCTCGCCTCCCGCTATCTGCCGGCCGCCGAGACCGCCCGCGTCGGCGGCGACTGGTACGACGCGATCCCGCTGCCCGGCAGCCGGGTGGCGCTGGTCGTCGGCGACGTGATGGGTCACTCCATGACATCCGCGGCGATCATGGGCCAGCTGCGGACCACGGCGCAGACCCTGGCCGGGCTCGACCTGCCGCCGCAGGAGGTGCTGCACCACCTGGACGAGCAGGCCCAGCGGCTCGGCCAGGACCGGATGGCGACCTGCATGTACGCGGTGTACGACCCGGTCTCGCACCGGATCACCATCGCCAACGCCGGTCATCCGCCACCGATACTGCTCCACCTCGGCGGCCGCGCGGAGGTCCTGCGCGTACCGCCGGGGGCGCCGATCGGCGTGGGCGGGGTCGACTTCGAGGCGGTGGAGCTGGACGCCCCGGCGGGCGCCACGCTGCTGCTCTACACGGACGGCCTGGTCGAGTCCCGGCTGCGGGACGTGTGGACCGGGATAGAGCAGCTGCGGGAGCGCCTCGCGGCGACGGCCCAGCTGACCGGTCCGGATCACTCGCCGCCCCTCGAGGCGCTCTGCGACGACGTCCTCGACATGCTCGGCCCGGGCGACCGGGACGACGACATCGCGCTGCTCGCGGCCCGTTTCGACGGGATCGCGCCCAGCGACGTGGCGTACTGGTTCCTGGAACCGGAGGACGCGGCCCCGGGGCGCGCCCGGCGGCTCGCGCGACGGGCGCTCGCCCGCTGGGACCTGGAGGAGCTTTCGGACTCGGTCGAGCTGCTGATCAGCGAGGTCGTGACGAACGCCGTGCGGTACGCGGAGCGGCCTGTGACCCTGCGGCTGCTGAAGACCGATGTCCTGCGCTGCGAGGTCGGCGACGACTCCCCGCAGCTGCCCCGGCAGCGCCGGGCGCGCGACACCGACGAGGGCGGGCGTGGGCTGTTCCTGGTGAACCGGCTGGCCCGGCGGTGGGGGGCGACGCGGCTCTCGGGCGGCAAGGTCGTCTGGTTCGAGCTGTCCACACGGACGTAG
- a CDS encoding ABC transporter ATP-binding protein, whose protein sequence is MTTTPLLRASGLDKAYGPTPALSGAEFAIRAGEVVAVMGPSGSGKSTLLHCLAGIVRPDAGTITYDGRELSAMSDGERSALRRSDFGFVFQFGQLVPELTCVENVALPLRLNGERRKSAEQRARDWLARLEVDDIAAKRPGEISGGQGQRVAVARALVSAPRVLFADEPTGALDSLNGERVMQLLTDAARDTGAAVVLVTHEARVAAYSDREVIVRDGAVRDTEWAV, encoded by the coding sequence ATGACCACGACCCCCCTGCTCCGGGCGAGCGGCCTGGACAAGGCGTACGGACCGACGCCGGCGCTCTCGGGCGCCGAGTTCGCCATCCGGGCCGGCGAGGTCGTCGCCGTCATGGGCCCCTCGGGCTCCGGGAAGTCCACCCTGCTGCACTGCCTCGCCGGGATCGTGCGGCCCGACGCCGGCACCATCACCTACGACGGGCGTGAGCTGAGCGCGATGTCGGACGGCGAGCGCAGCGCCCTGCGCCGTTCCGACTTCGGCTTCGTCTTCCAGTTCGGACAGCTGGTGCCGGAGCTGACCTGTGTCGAGAACGTCGCCCTTCCGCTGCGTTTGAACGGCGAGCGGCGCAAGAGCGCCGAACAGCGCGCGCGGGACTGGCTCGCACGTCTGGAGGTCGACGACATCGCCGCCAAGCGGCCCGGTGAGATATCCGGCGGCCAGGGCCAGCGGGTGGCGGTCGCCCGCGCGCTCGTCAGCGCCCCGCGCGTGCTCTTCGCCGACGAGCCGACCGGAGCGCTCGACTCCCTCAACGGCGAGCGCGTGATGCAGCTGCTCACGGACGCGGCCCGGGACACCGGCGCCGCCGTCGTCCTCGTCACCCACGAGGCCCGGGTCGCCGCCTACTCCGACCGCGAGGTCATCGTCCGCGACGGCGCCGTCCGCGACACGGAGTGGGCGGTATGA
- a CDS encoding hydrogen peroxide-inducible genes activator — MRGKQPSLSQLRAFVAVAEQLHFRDAAAAIGMSQPALSGAVSALEEALGVQLVERTTRRVLLSPAGERLAVRAKAVLDAVAELMEEAEAAQAPFTGVLRLGVIPTVAPYLLPTVLSLVHRRYPELDLQVHEEQTSSLLEGLAAGRLDLLLLAVPLGVPGVSELPLFDEDFVLVAPEGHPLAGRDDIPREALKELNLLLLDEGHCLRDQALDICREAGRTEGAPVTTTAAGLSTLVQLVAGGLGVTLLPRTAVKVETARNTALFTGSFAEPAPSRQVALAMRTGAARQAEFEELAEALRGALKRLPVRVVGAGS, encoded by the coding sequence ATGCGTGGCAAGCAGCCCAGTCTTTCCCAGCTCAGAGCGTTCGTGGCGGTCGCCGAGCAGCTGCACTTCCGTGACGCCGCCGCGGCGATCGGAATGAGCCAGCCGGCGCTCTCGGGCGCCGTTTCGGCTCTCGAAGAGGCACTCGGTGTCCAGCTCGTCGAGCGTACGACGCGCAGGGTGCTGCTCTCGCCCGCCGGGGAACGGCTCGCGGTGCGGGCGAAGGCCGTCCTGGACGCGGTGGCGGAGCTGATGGAGGAGGCGGAGGCGGCGCAGGCCCCGTTCACCGGGGTGCTGCGGCTGGGCGTGATCCCGACGGTCGCCCCTTATCTACTGCCCACCGTCCTGAGCCTGGTCCACCGGCGCTATCCGGAGCTCGACCTCCAGGTCCACGAGGAGCAGACCTCCTCGCTCCTGGAGGGCCTCGCGGCCGGGCGGCTCGACCTGCTGCTGCTCGCCGTGCCGCTCGGGGTCCCCGGAGTGAGCGAACTCCCGCTCTTCGACGAGGACTTCGTGCTCGTCGCCCCGGAGGGCCATCCGCTGGCCGGCCGCGACGACATACCGCGCGAGGCGCTCAAGGAGCTCAACCTGCTGCTCCTGGACGAGGGGCACTGTCTGCGCGACCAGGCCCTCGACATCTGCCGCGAGGCCGGGCGCACCGAGGGAGCTCCGGTCACCACAACCGCGGCGGGGCTGTCCACCCTGGTCCAGCTGGTGGCGGGCGGCCTCGGTGTGACGCTGCTGCCGCGTACGGCCGTCAAGGTCGAGACCGCCCGCAACACGGCCCTGTTCACCGGCTCGTTCGCCGAGCCCGCGCCCTCGCGGCAGGTCGCCCTCGCCATGCGGACGGGCGCCGCCCGGCAGGCCGAGTTCGAGGAGCTGGCCGAGGCGCTGCGGGGCGCGTTGAAGCGCCTTCCGGTACGGGTCGTGGGCGCGGGTTCCTGA
- a CDS encoding peroxiredoxin, whose amino-acid sequence MLTVGDQFPTYDLTACVSLESGKEFEQIDHKSYEGKWRVVFFWPKDFTFVCPTEIAAFGKLNDEFADRDAQILGVSGDSEFVHHAWRKDHADLRDLPFPMLADSKHELMRDCGVEGEDGFAQRAVFIVDPNSEIQFTMVTAGSVGRNPKEVLRVLDALQTDELCPCNWNKGEGTLDAASLLSGE is encoded by the coding sequence GTGCTCACTGTCGGTGACCAGTTCCCCACCTACGACCTGACCGCCTGCGTGTCGCTGGAGAGCGGCAAGGAGTTCGAGCAGATCGACCACAAGTCCTACGAGGGCAAGTGGCGTGTGGTGTTCTTCTGGCCCAAGGACTTCACTTTCGTCTGCCCGACCGAGATCGCCGCTTTCGGCAAGCTGAACGACGAGTTCGCGGACCGCGACGCCCAGATCCTCGGCGTCTCCGGCGACTCCGAGTTCGTGCACCACGCCTGGCGCAAGGACCACGCCGACCTGCGTGACCTGCCCTTCCCGATGCTCGCCGACTCCAAGCACGAGCTCATGCGCGACTGCGGCGTCGAGGGCGAGGACGGCTTCGCCCAGCGCGCCGTCTTCATCGTGGACCCGAACAGCGAGATCCAGTTCACGATGGTGACCGCCGGCTCCGTGGGCCGTAACCCCAAGGAGGTCCTGCGGGTCCTGGACGCCCTGCAGACCGACGAGCTGTGCCCCTGCAACTGGAACAAGGGCGAGGGCACCCTCGACGCCGCCTCGCTCCTGTCGGGCGAGTGA